The sequence TATCCAAAACTTTTTTAATTTCAAGTTCTATAGTCTTTGCTCTTTCGTTCTGATCGATGATAATATTTTTTTCTTTCATAATATTAAAGTAATCTTCAATCGATTTTACTTCATACTGCTCATTGGGAGTAAATCTCTCAAGATAAGTAAATTTATCTGATTCCAATTTCCCAAGATGAACCTTAACATACCCTGAATCAGAAAGAGATAAGATCCATCTTATTGGTCTTACAAATCTAATTTTAGCTCCCCATCTCATACTCTTTGTCATTTTCAATTCTGAAATTACTCTGGGTAAAATATTGGGAATAATATCTGAAACCTTTAGGCCTTTATCTATTTTATAAAATACTACATATTCTCCACCTTCACTCTTGTCAATCTTTACATTATCAATAGAAATATTAAATTTTTCAACAAATTTAAACAGCGCAGGCATAGGCTTCATGTTAGAGTCATAAGCAAATCTTACAGGAGGTCCTTTTACTTTTTGTTTTGTTTCCGGAGTAAAATCAGGCAAATTAGAAAACAAAACAATTCTTCTAGGAGTAACATAACATTCTGTGTTTTGTCTTATCATTTCAAAATCCTTGCTACCAAATATCTCTGAAAATTTGTTTAAGAATATCTCTTTAAAGTCTTTACAAACGCTCGATGCAAAGTTAGATGGCATCTCTTCACAACCTATTTCCAACAAGTACTTCATACTTTTATCTACATTTCCTCTCTTTCTTTAAGATAATATGCTTTAAATTAAACATCTTTACTTTTATTTTTTATTCTCTTTATTATTTTTCTCAGCAATTGCTACTCTTTTTGCAACTTCTTTTGCTAGATTTCTAACTCTTGATATATAATGAGTCCTTTCTAATACTCCAATCGCACCCCTTGCGTCCAAAAGGTTAAAGTTATGCGAACACTTAAGCACATAATCATAAGCAGGTCTTATCAAATCTAATTCTATTAACCTTAAAGCTTCTTCCTCATAATCATCAAAGTGCCTTTTTAGCATCAGAATATCAGCTTCTTCAAAATTAAATTTTGACCATTCTACTTCACTATTAAAATGAATATCGCGATAGGTTACTTTATCGTTAATTTTTATGTCAAAAACATTGTCTACATCCTGTAGATAAAGAGCTATCCTTTCTAACCCATAGGTTATTTCAAGAGAAATAGGGTCAAGATCTATTCCACCAGCCTGTTGAAAATAGGTAAACTGGGTTATTTCCATACCATCCAACCACACCTCCCAACCTATCCCCCAAGCGCCAAGAGTCGGAGATTCCCAATCATCTTCTACAAACCTAATATCGTGTTTTTTTACATCAAGGCCTAAAGCCTCAAGACTTCTTATGTATATATCCTGAGTAAACGTTGGGGCAGGCTTTAATATAACCTGAAACTGATAATAGTGTTGTAGTCTATTAGGATTTTCTCCATATCTACCATCAGTAGGCCTTCTAGAGGGCTCAACATAACAGGTATTCCAGCTATCTGGTCCCAAAACCCTTAGAAAAGTTGAAGGATTCATTGTTCCAGCCCCTTTTTCCACATCATACGGCTGAAGCAACACGCACCCATTCTTTGTCCAAAAATCTTGAAGTTTTAATATGATCTGTTGAAAATTTAATTTTTTGATTTCAAACACCTCCTAAACGTTTTGGGGAAACCCATGTACTAGGTTTGTTATCAAACAAAACCCTTTTAAAAACAAAAAACATTATAAACATCCAGGTTAACATATAAAGGGAAAAAAATAGAGAAAGTAAGATTCTTTTCATAAAACCGATATTAAAATAATCTTTTAAAAAAAACATTGAAATTGGAAATAATAATGCTGGATAAGACAAGATGATAACTAAAAGTATTAAAATATCACCTTTTCCAAAGATTAATAATCCTATTTCTTCAAACATAGATAGTATAGCAAAAAAAGGTATTAAAAATTCTGAAATAAAAAAAAGAAAAAAATCAAGGTTAGATTTTGTTGATTCAAAAGAAATTTCCTTCAAACAATTATTACATCTATTTGAAATTGCTCTTCTTAGTATAAGTGCTGAATATTTAATGTATCTTCTGAGCGAACCCTCAAGCCACCTAAACCTTTGCGTCCACCATGACAAGAGATCAAAAACAGTTTGTTCATAAACAAAGGGTTCTTCAAGAAATACTATCTTCTTCCTGTTAAAGAACAGCCTTGAAGACATTTCTAGGTCGTCTGTAATAGACTCTTCATCAAATCCATGAACCTCTTTTAACACCTCTCTGCTAATAACCATGCCTGATCCTCGAAGTTCAACAGCCCCTCCAAAGGCATTTCTAGATTTTTGCATAAAGGAATCCAAACACAATTCAAGATAAGATAAGTAAGAAATAAGGTTATAGTTTGGGTTTGATGAAACCTTTCTTAATTGAATCGCATCTGGTTTAAATTTGTTTATAAAATTAGAAATTTTAACCAAAGCATCTCTGTCAATAAAATATGAATCTGCATCCAACATAACAACGTAATCGCCTGAACAAAGCTCTATCCCATCGTTTAAGCTAGCCGATTTACCCGGTTTAGAATCATGAGTTCTATGTAAAACTTTAATTTCCTTGTCAGAATCAAATTCCTTTTTATATGCTAAAACAAAATCATCTACTATTTTTCCTGTTTTATCTTCAGATCTGTCATCTACTATTATTATTTCAAAATTCCCATTCAACTCAATAATTTTTTTTAAGGTATTTTCTATAACGCTCTCCTCGTTGTGAGCACATATTAAAATGCTAAATTTATAAAAAAAGTCATTACTCTCAAGATCATTTTGCTTAGAATCGATTATATCATCCATACTCTTCAACTTCTTAATTAGAAAAAAAAGATAAATGAAAAATATTAAAATAAAAAAAACGTAAAGAGCCATTATAACCCTTCTAATATAAAACCATACAATAAAGTAAAGGAGGATAAATATCAACGATAAAATTGATTTGTACTTTGTTAAATTAAAAAGTATAAAAGACATCACTTTTAATCTGAGTTCTTCTGATCTCTCCTGTTCAAAACATACAATATTTTTGTTCTCTATTTTCTTTTGATTAATTTTCACACCTTCTAAATAATTTGATAAAAAATATTTATTTATTCAAATATTCAAACTTTGCTTTTCTCCAAAAACTTCCTGAAATTTATTACATTATAGTAAACATCTTCCAAAATTTGTATCTGTCTAAATATATTAAAGTTACTTATAATTCTTTCTCTTGCTTTACTAGAAAACTTACTTCTTAGTTCTTCGTTTTGATAACTAATCTTTAAAGCATGAATTAATTCATCCTTTAATTTCATAGGGTTAAGCAGTATTCCAGAATCCTGAAGTGCATCCTGTGTAGCTCCTACATTTGTTGCTATACACATCAATTTGGAACTCATTGCCTCTAAAAGAGCTAGAGGAAGCCCCTCTATTGATGACGGCAAAACAAAGACATCACTAGACCTAAAAATTTCTTGTTTTCTATCCTGATTTGCTTCGCCAAAAAATATTATGTTTTCGCTATTAAAATCCCTCTTCAATTTTAAAAGATCAATTCCATCACCAACAATCAGTAGTTTAACTTTTTCAGGAAAGTTGTTCTCCAAAAAAGCCTCACATAAAACTTTTACATTCTTCTCAGGGCTTATCCTCCCTAAATAAAGAAAAAGAAAATCAGCATTCAACCTTTCTTTCAAATCAGAATAACCTGGGGAATATTTTATAGGATCTACTCCGTTTGGTATTATTTGAAGTTTTTCTTTTTTTACTCCTTTTTCCATTAGAAAATCGCTTTGTACGGATGAAAGAGTAATAATTTTATCATAATTACTCAAAAAAGGAGCATAAACGTTGTAAACAACTTGTGAAAAAACACCCCAAAGAGTTTTGTTTTTATCAAAAGGCGGATGGAATGTAGCAATTACTGGAATATCGTCGAATATATCCGGGATAAAAAAATCTAAAAAGGAAAGGGTTAAAGATATATGAATACAATCGGGCTTCACAGACTTTACAATGTCTTTTAGTTTTCTTATTGTTGAAGGAGCTATCATAATATACGGCTGAGTTTTGAATAGATAAGGCAAAAAACTTCTATCTTTTTCATCCTCACCTTCATCAAAAAGTAATAGATGAACGCTGTGACCTCTTTCGTCAAGTTTTTCTTTTATTTCCTGCACATAAACCGAATTGCCATCAATTGGAGAAAGTCTGCCAAGAATTAGTATTTTAAGTTTATTCAATCCTATCAGCCTCCACTGCTACAGATTTTATAGAAAAATATAAAAGTGAAGTTAAAATTCCAAGAATTAAAAAACAAATTCTTACGCCAAACATATCAGCTAATTCGCCTGCAAAAAGAATAGGAAATGTCGAAGTAAAGCTAATAAACATATTTAATATTGCAAAAACTCTTCCCCTAAAAGATTCCTTTACTACTTTTTGCATCATAGATTGAATTGGAATATTTACAAGTGCATTAGCAATACCTAACAAAAAAGAAATTATTGGTATAATAAGTATTTGAGTAATTGTGGACATCAACACCAAACATAGGCTGGCAAACAGTATTCCTATGCTTACAATGGTGGAATTTTTAAAAGTTGGAGTTTTAATATGACCAATTATTAAAGAACCCAAAACCATTCCAAATCCTGCAGGAACAACAATTATAGAAAAATTAGCTTCACTAAGGTGAAGAACTTCTCTAACATAACCTACAGCTAAAACGCTTACCATTCCCATCAAAGAAGTTGCAATAGATTGTTCAAGTATTAAAACCTGAATAAGCTTTGAAGACTTTATATAGGTAAAGGAGTCAAAAAGAGCCTTTCTAAAAGAGCAATACTTTACTTCTGAATGTGGTCTGTCATTTGGTAAAATTGAAGAAACAATAGCAGCTGCCAAATAAGACATAGCTGTAAGCACCACAGCCACTTTTATACCAAAAAATAACACAACTGGACTAATAGCAGCAAAACCAAGTATAAATGACATTACCCATGTAACGTTAAAGAGTGAGTTGGCAGCTGACAAATTTTTTTTCGATGCAGTTTTTGGTATCATTGCAAATTCTGCTGGAGCAAATATAACAATCAAAGAAGCTATTAAAAAGCTATAAAAATAAATTGCAAATAAATTTTCTAGAAAAAAAACTAATAAAATAGATAACAAACTTCTTAAAATGTTTATTGAAACCAGGATAAACTTTCTGTCTACCTTATCTAAAAAAACACCTATAAAAGGAGCTATCACCACAGATGGCAGGGCAAAGGACACCATAAGTGACGAAACGCTAATATTTGTATTGGTTATATTTGAAACTGCAATCATTAAAGCTGCCATTAAAAATTTATCCGAAAACTGTGAAAAAATCTGCGCTATCCACAATCTTAAAAAGTATTTATCTTCAAAAAGCCAGACTCTATTCATAAAATTCCTTTTCAATTAACTTTATCGATTTTGGCAAATAGCCTAGAATTTCAATCATTTGCTTCTTCAAAGCCTTAAAATCACTAATATCTTTTTCATAGTGCAATTCATCTACAAAACCAGCATAATAAAATTCTTCCTTCAAGGATTTTACAAACCAATCAAGGTCTTTAAATTGCGTTTCGTTCTCAAAAAAAATGTTCGCATACACTCTTTTAACAGACTCAAAAGCACCCCTTGCAATCTTATCTATAATATCCAAATACGAAGAGAGTAAAATTGATTGCCTAAAGGAGCCTATGTTAGGCGATCTTATTATACTATATTCATTTAATATCATAATCTCTCCCTTTGTTTTAACAAGTTCAACATCCATAAATGTGCCTGGAAAAATTAATTTTCTAAATATAGCCTTCTTACTACCCTTCAGGAGAGCTGGTAAAGAACCAAAACTATCAGTTAAAATTTTAACAATAAAACTATTCTCTTTAATAGGATAAGATCTTAAAAAAATCCCCTGTTCTATCATTTATGCAAGCTAAATGGGTGTCTTAAAAGATCCGAAAAAGGTATAACCCTTATTTCTTTACTAGAAATTAGAATGATTGGAAAATTACTATCCACAAATTCAGACATAACCTGAAGGCAACATCCACATGGATATGGCAAAATATCTTTATTATATACTGCAAGACATAAAAAACTTCGCTCTCCAGAAGAAAGAGCTTTAAAAAAAGCTACTCTCTCTGCGCAAACAGTAGACCCATAAGAAGAGTTCTCTATATTACAACCCTGAACTATGCTTTTATTTTCCAACAACAAACCAGCTCCAACCGCAAACCTTGAGTAGGGTGAATAAGAATACATTGAAGCATTTTTAGCTTCATTTATAAGTGTTTCTATTAAATCTTTATAAATTTTATTTTTAGAACCTAAAAGCAAAT comes from Thermodesulfobium acidiphilum and encodes:
- a CDS encoding glycine--tRNA ligase subunit alpha, which gives rise to MKKLNFQQIILKLQDFWTKNGCVLLQPYDVEKGAGTMNPSTFLRVLGPDSWNTCYVEPSRRPTDGRYGENPNRLQHYYQFQVILKPAPTFTQDIYIRSLEALGLDVKKHDIRFVEDDWESPTLGAWGIGWEVWLDGMEITQFTYFQQAGGIDLDPISLEITYGLERIALYLQDVDNVFDIKINDKVTYRDIHFNSEVEWSKFNFEEADILMLKRHFDDYEEEALRLIELDLIRPAYDYVLKCSHNFNLLDARGAIGVLERTHYISRVRNLAKEVAKRVAIAEKNNKENKK
- a CDS encoding glycosyltransferase, yielding MKINQKKIENKNIVCFEQERSEELRLKVMSFILFNLTKYKSILSLIFILLYFIVWFYIRRVIMALYVFFILIFFIYLFFLIKKLKSMDDIIDSKQNDLESNDFFYKFSILICAHNEESVIENTLKKIIELNGNFEIIIVDDRSEDKTGKIVDDFVLAYKKEFDSDKEIKVLHRTHDSKPGKSASLNDGIELCSGDYVVMLDADSYFIDRDALVKISNFINKFKPDAIQLRKVSSNPNYNLISYLSYLELCLDSFMQKSRNAFGGAVELRGSGMVISREVLKEVHGFDEESITDDLEMSSRLFFNRKKIVFLEEPFVYEQTVFDLLSWWTQRFRWLEGSLRRYIKYSALILRRAISNRCNNCLKEISFESTKSNLDFFLFFISEFLIPFFAILSMFEEIGLLIFGKGDILILLVIILSYPALLFPISMFFLKDYFNIGFMKRILLSLFFSLYMLTWMFIMFFVFKRVLFDNKPSTWVSPKRLGGV
- a CDS encoding glycosyltransferase family 4 protein, which produces MNKLKILILGRLSPIDGNSVYVQEIKEKLDERGHSVHLLLFDEGEDEKDRSFLPYLFKTQPYIMIAPSTIRKLKDIVKSVKPDCIHISLTLSFLDFFIPDIFDDIPVIATFHPPFDKNKTLWGVFSQVVYNVYAPFLSNYDKIITLSSVQSDFLMEKGVKKEKLQIIPNGVDPIKYSPGYSDLKERLNADFLFLYLGRISPEKNVKVLCEAFLENNFPEKVKLLIVGDGIDLLKLKRDFNSENIIFFGEANQDRKQEIFRSSDVFVLPSSIEGLPLALLEAMSSKLMCIATNVGATQDALQDSGILLNPMKLKDELIHALKISYQNEELRSKFSSKARERIISNFNIFRQIQILEDVYYNVINFRKFLEKSKV
- a CDS encoding MFS transporter, coding for MNRVWLFEDKYFLRLWIAQIFSQFSDKFLMAALMIAVSNITNTNISVSSLMVSFALPSVVIAPFIGVFLDKVDRKFILVSINILRSLLSILLVFFLENLFAIYFYSFLIASLIVIFAPAEFAMIPKTASKKNLSAANSLFNVTWVMSFILGFAAISPVVLFFGIKVAVVLTAMSYLAAAIVSSILPNDRPHSEVKYCSFRKALFDSFTYIKSSKLIQVLILEQSIATSLMGMVSVLAVGYVREVLHLSEANFSIIVVPAGFGMVLGSLIIGHIKTPTFKNSTIVSIGILFASLCLVLMSTITQILIIPIISFLLGIANALVNIPIQSMMQKVVKESFRGRVFAILNMFISFTSTFPILFAGELADMFGVRICFLILGILTSLLYFSIKSVAVEADRIE
- a CDS encoding recombination protein O N-terminal domain-containing protein; amino-acid sequence: MIEQGIFLRSYPIKENSFIVKILTDSFGSLPALLKGSKKAIFRKLIFPGTFMDVELVKTKGEIMILNEYSIIRSPNIGSFRQSILLSSYLDIIDKIARGAFESVKRVYANIFFENETQFKDLDWFVKSLKEEFYYAGFVDELHYEKDISDFKALKKQMIEILGYLPKSIKLIEKEFYE
- the cdd gene encoding cytidine deaminase, giving the protein MDIEKEVNLLLGSKNKIYKDLIETLINEAKNASMYSYSPYSRFAVGAGLLLENKSIVQGCNIENSSYGSTVCAERVAFFKALSSGERSFLCLAVYNKDILPYPCGCCLQVMSEFVDSNFPIILISSKEIRVIPFSDLLRHPFSLHK